The Trichocoleus desertorum ATA4-8-CV12 genome includes a window with the following:
- a CDS encoding glycosyltransferase family 4 protein → MKILIYSPYFYPRIGGLETVVSILAYELVAQGHEVKLVSQTPTKDIKDFPFEVIRKPNLKNLLYLTSWCDIFFQGCISLKGIFPLLMVPKPLFVTHQTWYLRSNGRPGWQDYLKQFVTHFATNISASSAVAAHLSATSTVIPNPYQEETFYLIPEIIRDRELIFLGRLVPDKGVDLLLEALSQLKAKGLTPSLTIVGNGPEESKLRQQAIELGIETQVEFVGAKIEIELNRLLNAHQILVVPSRWQEPFGVVALEGIACGCVVVGSEGGGLKDAIGPCGVTFPNSDVKSLTKILADLLNHPGKLSTYRENAKQHLVRHQKAEVAKAYLKVFERALQ, encoded by the coding sequence ATGAAGATTCTCATTTACTCCCCTTATTTTTATCCAAGAATTGGTGGTTTGGAAACTGTAGTATCCATCCTTGCTTATGAGTTAGTTGCACAAGGACACGAAGTCAAATTAGTTTCACAAACCCCAACCAAAGATATTAAAGATTTTCCGTTTGAAGTTATTCGTAAGCCCAATCTTAAAAATCTTCTATACCTAACTTCTTGGTGCGATATTTTTTTTCAGGGCTGTATCAGCTTAAAAGGAATTTTTCCTTTGCTAATGGTTCCTAAACCACTATTTGTTACTCATCAGACTTGGTATCTCCGCTCTAATGGAAGACCTGGCTGGCAAGACTATTTAAAGCAGTTTGTTACTCATTTTGCCACTAATATCTCAGCTAGCTCTGCTGTTGCTGCACACTTATCAGCTACCTCTACAGTGATTCCTAATCCCTATCAAGAAGAAACTTTTTATCTGATCCCAGAAATTATTCGCGATCGCGAACTAATCTTTCTAGGGCGGCTCGTCCCTGATAAAGGAGTAGATTTACTGCTAGAGGCTCTTTCCCAGCTTAAAGCTAAGGGATTAACACCAAGCCTAACCATTGTTGGAAATGGCCCAGAAGAAAGCAAACTACGGCAACAGGCAATTGAGTTAGGTATTGAAACACAGGTGGAATTTGTTGGTGCAAAGATTGAAATAGAACTCAACCGCTTACTCAATGCACACCAAATTTTAGTAGTTCCATCCCGTTGGCAAGAGCCATTTGGAGTTGTGGCTCTAGAGGGTATTGCCTGTGGTTGTGTTGTAGTTGGCTCGGAAGGAGGCGGATTAAAAGATGCGATTGGGCCTTGTGGAGTCACCTTCCCCAACAGCGATGTCAAATCTTTAACAAAAATATTAGCTGATTTGTTGAATCATCCCGGTAAATTGTCCACGTATCGAGAAAACGCAAAGCAACACCTAGTACGACATCAAAAGGCAGAAGTTGCCAAAGCATATCTAAAGGTTTTTGAGAGGGCTCTTCAGTGA